A region of Fimbriimonadaceae bacterium DNA encodes the following proteins:
- the xthA gene encoding Exodeoxyribonuclease III, with protein MKIATYNVNSIRQRLPIVLDWIAVNDPDVMALQETKVTDDLFPREPFEELGLHLSVHGQKSYNGIAIISKHPIIAPQTGFCDPSMPEDCRVQKAEIAGVTVLNTYVPNGTKVGTDKFAYKLQWLERFRRYCDTQLGKDEPVIWLGDINIARQSIDVYNPSRFLGTVGHHPDEFLALDRVVDWGWTDCFREFTKEGGHFSFWDFLLPNGFERNLGWRIDLIYASPALASKCTSCTIDKGPRGEAKPSDHTTVVAEFDV; from the coding sequence ATGAAGATCGCCACGTACAACGTCAACTCCATCCGCCAGCGCCTTCCGATCGTGCTCGATTGGATCGCGGTTAACGATCCCGACGTCATGGCCCTTCAGGAAACCAAGGTGACCGATGACCTCTTCCCGCGCGAGCCGTTTGAGGAACTGGGGCTGCACCTATCCGTACATGGGCAAAAGTCCTACAACGGGATTGCGATCATCAGTAAACACCCGATCATCGCCCCGCAAACCGGCTTTTGCGACCCGTCGATGCCGGAGGATTGTCGCGTGCAGAAGGCAGAGATAGCTGGCGTAACCGTCCTCAATACCTATGTTCCGAACGGTACCAAGGTGGGTACCGACAAGTTCGCCTACAAGCTCCAATGGTTGGAGCGCTTCCGCCGGTATTGCGATACCCAGCTCGGAAAGGACGAACCGGTTATCTGGCTCGGCGACATCAATATCGCCCGCCAGTCGATCGACGTCTACAATCCATCGAGGTTTCTGGGCACTGTGGGCCACCATCCTGACGAGTTCCTTGCCCTCGACCGGGTCGTGGATTGGGGTTGGACAGACTGTTTTCGAGAGTTCACCAAGGAAGGCGGACACTTCTCGTTTTGGGATTTCTTGCTCCCGAATGGGTTCGAACGCAACCTGGGCTGGAGGATCGACCTGATCTACGCCTCTCCTGCCCTTGCGTCCAAATGCACGTCATGCACGATCGATAAAGGCCCTCGCGGAGAGGCAAAGCCGTCCGATCACACAACCGTAGTCGCGGAGTTCGACGTGTAA
- the argH gene encoding Argininosuccinate lyase — protein sequence MRTLWQPGDSSVADYGQSIYSDLRFWKEDVEGSIAHARMLGATGILGNEEAGRIIDGLEQILAEGPEELPNDVEDIHAAVEFRLHELIGEVAGKLHTARSRNDQVATDAKLYLRRRLDRLAQDIKGLQAVLLAIGTEHRKTAMPGYTHFQLAQPLTLGFHYLAHFWALQRCGRRFEHAGEFLLTCPLGSAALAGTRFPIDREMTARELGFDSPAPNALDATSDRSWALDIAHATVQLDIQLSKIANELVLWSSTEFGFVLLGDPYTTGSSIMPQKRNPDVAELVRGRSSQSIGDYVAMAALVGDLPLGYHRDYQDDKPPLFAMLSRTGRLLHLISGMLGSANWNATAMKFRAAQGFSCVTELADRLAERGIPFREAHHLVADVVRASAPKGEPTTAAMRSVLGDRLTDREIKELITALSPATIISNRQSAGSTGTRAYAAQLRRAKKLHAQPGFAQIA from the coding sequence ATGAGGACGCTTTGGCAGCCAGGTGACTCGAGCGTCGCCGATTATGGCCAGTCGATATATTCGGACCTGCGGTTCTGGAAGGAGGATGTCGAGGGATCGATTGCGCACGCCAGGATGCTTGGCGCGACCGGCATACTCGGCAACGAAGAGGCCGGACGGATTATCGACGGGCTTGAGCAAATCCTTGCGGAAGGTCCAGAGGAACTTCCGAACGATGTGGAGGATATTCATGCGGCGGTGGAGTTCCGGCTTCACGAGCTGATTGGCGAGGTCGCCGGCAAGCTGCACACGGCGAGAAGCCGCAACGATCAGGTCGCAACCGACGCCAAGCTCTATCTTCGGCGACGACTGGACCGGCTGGCGCAAGACATCAAAGGTCTCCAAGCCGTGCTGTTGGCGATCGGAACGGAGCATCGAAAGACGGCGATGCCCGGCTACACGCACTTTCAGCTTGCGCAGCCTCTGACCCTTGGATTCCACTACCTGGCACATTTTTGGGCACTGCAGCGTTGCGGTCGCCGCTTTGAACACGCCGGTGAATTCCTCCTGACCTGCCCGCTGGGCAGTGCCGCGCTCGCCGGTACGCGCTTTCCCATCGATCGGGAAATGACGGCGCGGGAGCTTGGCTTCGATTCACCTGCGCCCAACGCACTCGACGCGACGAGCGATCGATCGTGGGCCCTCGACATCGCCCATGCGACTGTCCAACTGGACATTCAACTCTCCAAGATCGCCAACGAGCTGGTGCTCTGGTCGAGCACCGAATTCGGCTTCGTCCTGCTCGGGGATCCGTACACCACGGGATCAAGCATCATGCCCCAAAAACGTAATCCCGACGTGGCGGAGCTGGTCCGTGGCCGATCGAGCCAGTCGATTGGCGACTATGTGGCGATGGCTGCTCTCGTCGGTGACTTGCCGCTCGGCTACCACCGGGATTATCAGGACGACAAGCCGCCGCTCTTCGCCATGCTCTCACGCACGGGCCGTCTGCTGCACTTGATCTCGGGCATGTTAGGTTCGGCCAACTGGAACGCGACTGCCATGAAGTTCCGCGCCGCCCAGGGCTTCAGCTGCGTGACAGAGCTCGCCGATCGCCTTGCGGAACGCGGAATCCCGTTCCGCGAAGCCCACCACCTGGTTGCCGACGTCGTACGGGCGTCCGCGCCAAAGGGAGAGCCCACTACCGCCGCGATGCGCAGCGTGCTCGGAGACCGTCTGACGGATAGGGAAATCAAGGAACTGATCACCGCCCTGTCCCCGGCAACGATCATCTCCAATCGCCAAAGTGCGGGCTCCACCGGAACGAGAGCCTACGCGGCCCAATTGAGACGGGCGAAGAAGCTTCATGCCCAGCCGGGATTCGCGCAGATCGCCTAA
- the asnS gene encoding Asparagine--tRNA ligase, whose protein sequence is MDYRRTYVRDLLSAAPGTEASAYGWVKTRRDSKGISFVQLSDGSCFRDLQVVIPEGAIDESILKRVTTGAAVCFGGVIVESPAAGQPVELQAQSVEIFGEADPTEYPMQKKGASFEFLREIAHLRVRGNTFGAVFRIRSRAAYAIHKFFIDRGFANIHPPIITASDCEGAGAMFAVTTLLEQGHQGDPAKLKETDYQNDFFGKPAFLTVSGQLEAETLALGLTNVYTFGPTFRAENSGTSRHLAEFWMVEPEMAFCGLEGNMNLAEEFLKVVIQDLFDNCAADLEFFNQRIEPELLSTLHHVVDSGFERMTYTDAVKLLESSGENFEFPVAWGIDLQSEHERWLTEVKVGKPVILTDYPKDIKAFYMRMNEDGKTVRAMDVLAPRIGEIIGGSQREERHDVLKSRILEMGLPLEAYWWYLDLRRFGSAPHAGFGLGFERFLMYVTGMKNIRDVIPFHRTPGSADF, encoded by the coding sequence ATGGATTACCGTCGAACTTATGTTCGCGATCTGCTGAGCGCCGCGCCGGGAACCGAAGCCTCCGCCTACGGATGGGTGAAGACCCGACGCGACAGTAAGGGCATCAGCTTCGTTCAATTGTCCGACGGATCGTGCTTCCGCGACCTCCAGGTCGTTATTCCCGAGGGCGCGATCGACGAATCCATTCTGAAGCGGGTGACGACCGGAGCCGCCGTCTGCTTTGGCGGCGTCATCGTGGAGAGCCCCGCCGCCGGCCAGCCGGTGGAGCTGCAAGCCCAGAGCGTGGAGATCTTTGGAGAAGCCGATCCAACCGAATACCCGATGCAAAAGAAGGGGGCAAGCTTCGAATTCCTGCGCGAGATCGCCCACCTCCGGGTCCGCGGCAACACCTTTGGCGCGGTTTTCCGAATCCGATCGAGGGCGGCATACGCCATCCACAAGTTCTTCATCGATCGTGGCTTCGCGAACATTCATCCTCCCATCATCACCGCCAGCGACTGCGAGGGCGCCGGGGCGATGTTTGCGGTCACGACCCTGCTCGAGCAGGGCCATCAAGGCGATCCCGCCAAGCTGAAGGAAACGGATTATCAGAACGACTTCTTCGGCAAGCCGGCGTTCCTCACGGTCTCCGGACAGCTTGAAGCGGAAACGCTTGCCCTCGGCCTGACCAACGTGTACACCTTCGGCCCGACCTTTCGTGCCGAGAACTCCGGGACGAGCCGCCATCTTGCCGAGTTCTGGATGGTCGAACCGGAGATGGCCTTCTGCGGACTGGAAGGCAATATGAATCTCGCCGAAGAATTCCTCAAGGTCGTCATCCAGGACCTGTTCGACAACTGCGCCGCCGACCTTGAGTTCTTCAACCAGAGGATCGAGCCGGAGCTCTTGTCCACCCTTCACCACGTCGTGGACAGTGGCTTCGAGCGAATGACCTACACCGATGCTGTCAAGCTCCTGGAATCCAGCGGTGAGAACTTCGAGTTCCCCGTCGCCTGGGGAATCGACCTCCAAAGCGAGCACGAGCGATGGCTCACCGAAGTCAAGGTTGGCAAGCCCGTTATCCTGACGGATTATCCCAAGGACATCAAGGCGTTCTACATGCGCATGAATGAGGACGGCAAGACCGTTCGGGCCATGGACGTCCTCGCCCCGCGAATCGGCGAGATCATCGGCGGCAGCCAGCGCGAAGAGCGGCACGACGTCCTCAAGTCGCGCATCCTTGAAATGGGATTGCCCCTCGAGGCCTACTGGTGGTATCTCGACTTGCGGCGCTTCGGCTCAGCCCCTCACGCCGGGTTCGGCCTCGGCTTCGAGCGGTTCCTGATGTATGTGACCGGCATGAAGAACATTCGGGACGTCATTCCTTTCCATCGAACGCCCGGCAGCGCCGACTTTTAG
- the glnK gene encoding Nitrogen regulatory protein P-II 2, with translation MIRVTCYIRPHRLDPVKTALASLGITGLTVNDVRGCGNSEETATLFAGRNIVIPMPVRSKVTVFATDSMKDLIIEAIRKAAFTGEPGDGKIFVERTLDAIRIRTKERGETAL, from the coding sequence ATGATTCGTGTGACCTGCTACATCCGTCCCCATCGGCTGGACCCGGTTAAAACGGCCCTCGCCTCGCTCGGCATCACCGGACTGACCGTAAACGACGTACGCGGCTGTGGCAACTCGGAAGAAACCGCTACCCTGTTCGCGGGCCGCAATATCGTGATTCCGATGCCAGTTCGAAGCAAAGTAACGGTTTTTGCGACCGATTCGATGAAGGATCTGATTATCGAGGCCATTCGAAAAGCTGCCTTCACAGGAGAGCCTGGAGACGGCAAGATATTTGTGGAGCGTACGCTCGACGCGATTCGGATTCGAACCAAAGAACGGGGCGAAACCGCCCTATAG
- the crnA gene encoding Creatinine amidohydrolase translates to MHGCWFLVLVVRAKIIKLFMKLAELTWQDVRDLDREIVVVIPTGSLEQHGPHLPLFTDSILATHAAEQVESHRPDRLLLTPTLWLGASGHHLAFAGSLSASFPAYMGAIASIVDSLWPHGFRKFYIVNGHGGNSEPNGMVLRELKAKYPTGVFGHSGYFSFGEKEAAEVMTGPWKSIRHACEAEASLMLHVRPDLVREEKLRDDGLEPSPPVRGVILHFDERTEEGSLGFATHADAQKGRIIMDACVNGLLAELDAIYEGFVLVGPEPIP, encoded by the coding sequence GTGCATGGCTGCTGGTTCCTCGTTTTGGTGGTTCGTGCCAAGATCATCAAGCTATTCATGAAACTGGCGGAGTTGACATGGCAGGATGTGCGGGACCTGGATCGGGAGATCGTGGTGGTCATCCCAACCGGTTCGCTCGAGCAACACGGACCGCATCTACCTCTCTTTACGGATAGCATCCTTGCCACCCATGCGGCTGAGCAGGTTGAAAGTCATCGGCCGGATCGGTTGCTTCTCACGCCCACCTTGTGGCTTGGCGCATCGGGACACCACTTGGCGTTCGCCGGATCCCTGAGCGCGTCATTTCCTGCCTACATGGGGGCGATCGCGAGCATTGTTGACTCGCTGTGGCCGCACGGCTTTCGGAAGTTCTACATCGTGAATGGACACGGTGGCAACAGCGAGCCGAACGGCATGGTTCTGCGTGAACTGAAGGCCAAGTACCCCACGGGGGTATTCGGGCACAGCGGCTATTTTTCCTTTGGCGAAAAGGAGGCGGCCGAGGTTATGACGGGGCCGTGGAAGTCGATCCGCCATGCTTGCGAGGCGGAGGCCAGCCTGATGCTGCATGTACGGCCCGACCTGGTTCGGGAAGAAAAGCTGCGGGATGATGGGCTTGAGCCTTCTCCTCCGGTGCGGGGCGTCATCCTCCACTTCGACGAGCGAACGGAAGAAGGGAGCCTGGGTTTTGCGACTCATGCGGATGCGCAGAAGGGCAGGATCATCATGGATGCCTGCGTCAATGGGCTCCTAGCCGAGCTCGATGCCATTTACGAGGGGTTCGTGCTGGTGGGGCCGGAACCGATCCCATGA